Proteins encoded together in one Micromonospora kangleipakensis window:
- a CDS encoding adenosine deaminase yields MTDLSTFIAGLPKVELHVHHVGSASPRIVAELAARHEGRSPVPADPDALADYFAFRDFAHFIEVYLSVVDLIRDPEDVWILTHEVARELARQQVRYAELTVTPYSHVHRGIPAPAFCEAIEDARKRAEADFGIALRWCFDIPGEAGLPAAEETLRIALEERPDGLISFGLGGPEIGVPRPQFKPYFDQARAAGLRSVPHAGETTGPETVWDALRELGAERIGHGISAALDPQLLSHLAERQIALEVCPTSNVRTRAVATIEEHPLPQLVEAGLLVTINSDDPPMFGTTLSDEYAVAARLLGAGPQGLAGLARAAVTASFLEPGEKARISGEIDAYLLAATR; encoded by the coding sequence GTGACCGACCTGTCCACCTTCATCGCCGGACTGCCCAAGGTGGAGCTGCACGTGCACCACGTCGGCTCCGCCTCGCCCCGGATCGTCGCCGAGCTGGCCGCCCGGCACGAGGGGCGCAGCCCCGTCCCGGCGGACCCGGACGCCCTCGCCGACTACTTCGCGTTCCGCGACTTCGCCCACTTCATCGAGGTCTACCTGAGCGTCGTCGACCTGATCCGCGACCCGGAGGACGTCTGGATCCTCACCCACGAGGTGGCCCGGGAGCTGGCCCGCCAGCAGGTCCGGTACGCCGAGCTGACCGTCACCCCGTACTCGCACGTGCACCGGGGCATCCCCGCCCCGGCGTTCTGCGAGGCCATCGAGGACGCCCGCAAGCGGGCCGAGGCCGACTTCGGCATCGCGCTGCGCTGGTGCTTCGACATCCCCGGCGAGGCCGGCCTGCCCGCCGCCGAGGAGACCCTGCGGATCGCCCTGGAGGAGCGGCCGGACGGGCTGATCAGCTTCGGCCTGGGCGGCCCGGAGATCGGGGTGCCGCGACCGCAGTTCAAGCCGTACTTCGACCAGGCCCGGGCGGCCGGCCTGCGCTCGGTGCCGCACGCCGGGGAGACCACCGGCCCGGAGACGGTCTGGGACGCGCTGCGCGAGCTGGGCGCGGAGCGGATCGGGCACGGCATCTCCGCCGCGCTCGACCCGCAACTGCTCAGCCACCTCGCCGAGCGGCAGATCGCCCTGGAGGTCTGCCCCACCTCCAACGTGCGGACCCGGGCGGTGGCCACCATCGAGGAGCACCCGCTGCCACAGCTCGTCGAGGCGGGGCTGCTGGTCACGATCAACTCCGACGACCCGCCGATGTTCGGCACCACCCTCAGCGACGAGTACGCCGTCGCCGCCCGGCTGCTCGGCGCCGGCCCGCAGGGGCTGGCCGGGCTGGCCCGCGCCGCGGTGACCGCCTCGTTCCTGGAGCCCGGGGAGAAGGCGCGGATCAGCGGCGAGATCGACGCCTATTTGCTGGCGGCGACACGCTGA
- a CDS encoding HAMP domain-containing sensor histidine kinase: MCSLVALAFLIPLGFNLGDQARAEKLADAARRSALVTGALAVSTDPAIVRRAVAASGDDPATRPVVHGLGGDESAGRADAAALARAGAERRSLVTDVPGGVLRLDPVVLGDKVAVVEVFVPDQVLDEGSGARWLLLLAVAVALVGAAVIVVDRVAARAVDSTGELVKAALAIGDGDLGVRVEPSGPRELAEAGHAFNRMADQLVALRADERELVADLSHRLRTPLTVLRLDAEALESDDTSIGTFSEAELDRRRGIRRIRQAIVTLEGEVDQLIKTTRKAVTQETGPAMCDVSEVVRDRMVFWAALAGDQNRPHQVSGAQLRIPAPVPRAELAAALDAVIGNVFRYTPQGTAFEVAVSRRDGYVAIRIDDAGPGIANPDRALRRGTSDQGSTGLGLDIAKRVALQANGSVSIDRARLGGASVVMLLADPEATPRQVNRFGLVGRMAREGREQKTAGRRWPRPR; the protein is encoded by the coding sequence ATGTGCAGCCTCGTCGCGCTCGCCTTCCTCATCCCGCTCGGGTTCAACCTCGGCGACCAGGCGCGCGCGGAGAAGCTGGCGGACGCCGCCCGGCGCAGCGCTCTGGTCACCGGCGCCCTCGCCGTCAGCACCGACCCGGCGATCGTCCGGCGGGCCGTGGCGGCCAGCGGTGACGACCCGGCGACCCGGCCGGTCGTACACGGGCTGGGTGGGGACGAGTCCGCGGGCCGCGCCGACGCCGCGGCGCTGGCCCGGGCCGGCGCCGAGCGCCGCTCGCTGGTCACCGACGTGCCCGGCGGAGTGCTCCGGCTCGACCCGGTGGTACTCGGCGACAAGGTCGCCGTGGTGGAGGTCTTCGTCCCCGACCAGGTGCTCGACGAGGGCTCCGGCGCCCGCTGGCTGCTGCTGCTGGCGGTGGCCGTCGCGCTGGTGGGCGCCGCGGTCATCGTGGTCGACCGGGTCGCCGCCCGCGCGGTCGACTCGACCGGCGAGCTGGTCAAGGCGGCCCTGGCGATCGGCGACGGCGACCTCGGCGTACGCGTCGAGCCGAGCGGCCCGCGGGAGCTGGCCGAGGCCGGGCACGCGTTCAACCGGATGGCCGACCAGCTGGTGGCGCTCCGCGCCGACGAGCGGGAACTCGTCGCCGACCTCTCCCACCGGCTGCGCACCCCGCTGACCGTGCTGCGCCTGGACGCCGAGGCGCTGGAGTCCGACGACACCAGCATCGGCACGTTCAGCGAGGCGGAACTGGACCGCCGGCGGGGCATCCGGCGGATCCGCCAGGCCATCGTCACCCTCGAGGGTGAGGTCGACCAGCTGATCAAGACCACCCGCAAGGCGGTCACCCAGGAGACCGGCCCGGCGATGTGCGACGTCAGCGAGGTGGTCCGGGACCGGATGGTCTTCTGGGCGGCCCTCGCCGGCGACCAGAACCGCCCGCACCAGGTCAGCGGGGCGCAGCTGCGCATTCCCGCGCCGGTGCCCCGGGCCGAGCTGGCCGCCGCCCTCGACGCGGTGATCGGCAACGTCTTCCGCTACACCCCGCAGGGCACCGCCTTCGAGGTGGCCGTCAGCCGGCGCGACGGGTACGTGGCGATCCGGATCGACGACGCCGGCCCGGGCATCGCCAACCCCGACCGCGCGCTGCGCCGCGGCACCAGTGACCAGGGCTCGACCGGGCTGGGACTGGACATCGCCAAGCGGGTGGCGTTGCAGGCCAACGGCTCGGTGAGCATCGACCGGGCGCGGCTCGGCGGCGCCAGCGTGGTGATGCTGCTGGCCGACCCGGAGGCGACGCCCCGGCAGGTCAACCGGTTCGGGCTGGTCGGCCGGATGGCCCGGGAGGGGCGGGAGCAGAAGACCGCCGGGCGCCGCTGGCCCCGGCCGCGCTGA
- a CDS encoding response regulator transcription factor has protein sequence MATVLLVEDDHVVRGAMLRSLTDRGHAVHAVGTALDALRRVAAETPDLVVLDLGLPDLDGSDALRMLRGITDVPIIIATARDDEQSVVRLLRAGADDYMVKPFTGAHLDARITTVLRRAGRASRTVQPAVHTVGGLRVDVGERSALLDGEPLALTRKEFDLLAYLAARPGRVVSRRELLEEVWRQPSVGEDQTIDVHLYWLRRKMGESAAKPRFLRTVRGVGFRLVAPD, from the coding sequence GTGGCCACCGTGCTCCTGGTCGAAGACGATCACGTCGTACGCGGCGCGATGCTGCGGTCCCTCACCGACCGGGGGCACGCCGTGCACGCCGTCGGTACGGCCCTGGACGCGCTGCGCCGGGTCGCCGCCGAGACCCCCGACCTGGTCGTGCTCGACCTCGGCCTGCCCGACCTGGACGGCTCCGACGCGCTGCGGATGCTGCGCGGCATCACCGACGTGCCGATCATCATCGCCACCGCCCGCGACGACGAGCAGTCGGTGGTCCGGCTGCTGCGGGCGGGGGCCGACGACTACATGGTCAAGCCGTTCACCGGCGCGCACCTGGACGCCCGGATCACCACCGTGCTGCGCCGCGCCGGCCGGGCCAGCCGCACGGTGCAGCCGGCCGTGCACACCGTCGGCGGCCTGCGGGTGGACGTGGGCGAGCGCAGCGCCCTGCTCGACGGGGAGCCACTGGCGCTGACCCGCAAGGAATTCGACCTGCTGGCGTATCTCGCCGCACGTCCCGGCCGGGTAGTGTCCCGGCGGGAACTCTTGGAGGAGGTATGGCGGCAGCCATCGGTCGGCGAGGACCAGACCATCGACGTTCATCTGTACTGGCTGCGCCGCAAGATGGGCGAGTCCGCGGCGAAGCCGCGCTTCCTGCGCACCGTGCGGGGGGTCGGCTTCCGGCTGGTGGCGCCGGACTGA
- a CDS encoding ADP-ribosylglycohydrolase family protein translates to MTFTLFPDTRLALARDALAGLSVGDALGSQFFVPGRGVAAWRDELPPGPWGWSDDTEMACSVVTVLAGHGRIDRDALASSFADRYDPTRRYGAGAVELLELVRAGTPWPVAAASAFDGQGSCGNGAAMRVGPLGAWYADSTRRAADQARASAEVTHAHPEGIAGAVAVAVAASLAAQARLNGDRPDPARLIGAVAATLDPAGEVHRGVRRAATLLDRSAAEAADALGNGSRVTAQDTVPFTLWVAATHLDDYPTAIRVCVEAGGDVDTTSAIVGGMVAAHTGVGTPGGVPDGWLAAREPLPDWLG, encoded by the coding sequence ATGACGTTCACTCTCTTCCCCGACACCCGGCTGGCGCTCGCCCGGGACGCCCTCGCCGGCCTCTCCGTCGGCGACGCCCTCGGTTCGCAGTTCTTCGTGCCGGGCCGCGGCGTGGCGGCGTGGCGGGACGAGCTTCCGCCTGGCCCGTGGGGGTGGAGCGACGACACCGAGATGGCCTGCTCGGTGGTTACCGTGCTGGCCGGGCATGGGCGGATCGACCGGGACGCGCTGGCCAGCTCGTTCGCCGACCGCTACGACCCGACCCGTCGTTACGGCGCGGGCGCGGTGGAGCTGCTGGAACTGGTCCGCGCCGGGACGCCGTGGCCGGTGGCGGCCGCGTCCGCGTTCGACGGGCAGGGTTCCTGCGGCAACGGGGCCGCGATGCGGGTCGGCCCGCTCGGCGCGTGGTACGCCGACTCGACCCGCCGCGCCGCCGACCAGGCCCGGGCCTCGGCCGAGGTGACCCACGCCCACCCGGAGGGGATCGCCGGGGCCGTCGCGGTGGCCGTCGCCGCCTCGCTCGCCGCCCAGGCCCGCCTGAACGGCGACCGGCCCGACCCGGCCCGGCTGATCGGCGCGGTCGCCGCGACCCTCGACCCGGCCGGGGAGGTGCACCGGGGCGTACGCCGGGCGGCCACCCTGCTGGACCGGTCGGCGGCGGAGGCCGCGGACGCGCTCGGCAACGGCTCCCGGGTGACCGCCCAGGACACGGTTCCCTTCACCCTCTGGGTGGCCGCCACCCACCTCGACGACTACCCGACGGCGATCCGGGTCTGCGTCGAGGCCGGCGGGGACGTCGACACCACGTCGGCGATCGTCGGCGGGATGGTCGCCGCGCACACCGGCGTCGGCACCCCCGGCGGCGTGCCGGACGGCTGGCTCGCCGCCCGCGAGCCGCTGCCCGACTGGTTGGGCTGA
- a CDS encoding DUF1775 domain-containing protein, protein MTMTRRDRVRGTLLPAAAAAGVLLGWAGPAQAAEVSITTAPAQVHQGDAVEVTFAVPEERSGTRTERIEIRMPGDAPVGEVYPMSVPGWAPRITTRTLDQPVAGIHAPGVDTVTDSVTWIRVPGAAAGPARLALGMGPMPATDRLAFQVVQTYADGTVVRWADSAGGARPAPTLALLPAAPGAATGGHPGHGGTTAEGPADPAARADAAGAAGPAPAADGQDAPSADLLLGGGLLAGLAGGAAIGWLFSRRRRGEMALAPEQADAAGHEDPDDGAADPDRSPTDPGRPARGDGAEPVLSSAGAAPVEPTAAR, encoded by the coding sequence ATGACGATGACCCGTCGCGACCGGGTCCGCGGGACCCTGCTGCCGGCCGCCGCGGCGGCCGGGGTGCTGCTGGGCTGGGCCGGCCCGGCGCAGGCCGCCGAGGTGTCCATCACCACCGCCCCGGCGCAGGTCCACCAGGGCGACGCCGTCGAGGTGACCTTCGCGGTGCCCGAGGAGCGGTCCGGGACGCGGACCGAGCGGATCGAGATCAGGATGCCCGGCGACGCGCCCGTCGGGGAGGTGTACCCGATGTCGGTGCCCGGCTGGGCGCCCCGGATCACGACCCGCACCCTCGACCAGCCGGTGGCCGGCATCCACGCCCCGGGGGTGGACACGGTGACCGACTCGGTGACGTGGATCCGGGTGCCCGGCGCGGCGGCCGGACCCGCCCGGCTCGCCCTCGGCATGGGCCCGATGCCGGCGACCGACCGGCTGGCCTTCCAGGTCGTGCAGACGTACGCGGACGGCACGGTGGTCCGGTGGGCGGACTCGGCGGGTGGTGCGCGCCCGGCCCCGACCCTCGCGCTGCTGCCGGCGGCGCCCGGTGCGGCCACGGGCGGCCACCCCGGCCACGGCGGGACCACCGCCGAAGGGCCGGCCGACCCGGCCGCTCGGGCCGACGCCGCGGGTGCGGCCGGTCCGGCGCCGGCCGCCGACGGTCAGGACGCCCCGAGCGCCGACCTGCTGCTCGGCGGCGGGCTGCTCGCCGGGCTGGCCGGCGGCGCGGCGATCGGCTGGCTGTTCAGCCGGCGGCGACGCGGGGAGATGGCCCTGGCCCCGGAGCAGGCCGACGCCGCCGGGCACGAGGACCCGGACGACGGCGCGGCTGACCCGGACCGGAGCCCGACGGACCCGGGACGGCCGGCCCGGGGCGACGGAGCCGAACCCGTGCTCTCCTCCGCCGGCGCAGCGCCGGTGGAACCGACGGCCGCCCGCTGA
- the thrS gene encoding threonine--tRNA ligase — protein MSAPRTPVVADPVVVAAGTTAADAVAAAGLPTTGPKAIVVVRDPEGVLRDLDWKPAEETTVEPVGIDTPDGLNVLRHSTAHVLAQAVQDVFPEAKLGIGPPIENGFYYDFQVDKPFQPDDLAKLEKRMQEIIKSGQRFRRRRFKNLDEAKTELAAEPFKLELIDVKGEGLDSSEVMEVGGGELTIYDNLAANEEKVCWSDLCRGPHLPNTRLIGAFKLMRSAAAYWRGSEKNPQLQRVYGTAWPTRDELKAYLKLLEEAARRDHRKLGADLDLFSFPDEIGSGLAVFHPKGGIIRREMENYSRRRHEAAGYEFVNTPHITKAQLFETSGHLPYYADTMFPPMQLEGADYYLKAMNCPMHNLIFRARGRSYRELPLRLFEFGTVYRYEKSGVVHGLTRVRGLTQDDSHIYCTREQMPGELSTLLTFVLDLLRDYGLDDFYLELSTRDASPKFIGSDEDWEEATQALRTAAEASGLDLVPDPGGAAFYGPKISVQAKDAIGRTWQMSTIQVDFNQPERFGLEYQAADGTRQRPVMIHRALFGSIERFFGVLTEHYAGAFPAWLAPVQVVGIPIREDHTDYLHGFVAALRAEGIRAQVDAGDDRMQKKIRTAQQQKIPFMVIAGDDDVAAGTVSFRYRDGSQRNGVPMAEAVAHVLDVVSSRSNSGPSAES, from the coding sequence GTGTCCGCACCCCGTACCCCCGTCGTGGCCGACCCCGTCGTCGTCGCCGCCGGGACGACGGCGGCCGACGCGGTGGCCGCGGCCGGGCTGCCCACCACGGGCCCGAAGGCGATCGTCGTGGTCCGCGACCCGGAGGGCGTGCTGCGCGACCTGGACTGGAAGCCGGCCGAGGAGACCACCGTCGAGCCGGTGGGCATCGACACCCCGGACGGGCTCAACGTGCTGCGCCACTCCACCGCGCACGTGCTCGCCCAGGCGGTGCAGGACGTCTTCCCCGAGGCGAAGCTCGGCATCGGCCCGCCGATCGAGAACGGCTTCTACTACGACTTCCAGGTCGACAAGCCGTTCCAGCCCGACGACCTGGCCAAGCTCGAGAAGCGGATGCAGGAGATCATCAAGTCCGGCCAGCGGTTCCGCCGGCGACGCTTCAAGAACCTCGACGAGGCGAAGACCGAGCTCGCCGCCGAGCCGTTCAAGCTGGAGCTGATCGACGTCAAGGGCGAGGGGCTGGACTCCTCCGAGGTGATGGAGGTGGGCGGCGGCGAGCTGACCATCTACGACAACCTCGCCGCGAACGAGGAGAAGGTCTGCTGGTCGGACCTCTGCCGGGGTCCGCACCTGCCGAACACCCGGCTGATCGGCGCGTTCAAGCTGATGCGCTCGGCCGCCGCCTACTGGCGGGGGTCGGAGAAGAACCCGCAGCTCCAGCGGGTCTACGGCACCGCCTGGCCGACCCGGGACGAGCTGAAGGCGTACCTGAAGCTTCTGGAGGAGGCCGCGCGGCGCGACCACCGCAAGCTCGGCGCGGACCTCGACCTGTTCAGCTTCCCCGACGAGATCGGCTCCGGCCTGGCGGTCTTCCACCCCAAGGGCGGCATCATCCGTCGGGAGATGGAGAACTACTCCCGCCGCCGGCACGAGGCCGCCGGGTACGAGTTCGTCAACACCCCGCACATCACCAAGGCACAGCTCTTCGAGACCTCCGGTCACCTGCCCTACTACGCCGACACGATGTTCCCGCCCATGCAGCTGGAGGGCGCGGACTACTACCTCAAGGCGATGAACTGCCCGATGCACAACCTGATCTTCAGGGCGCGCGGGCGGTCCTACCGGGAGCTGCCGCTGCGGCTGTTCGAGTTCGGCACGGTCTACCGGTACGAGAAGTCGGGCGTGGTGCACGGCCTCACCCGGGTCCGCGGCCTGACCCAGGACGACTCGCACATCTACTGCACCCGCGAGCAGATGCCCGGCGAGCTCTCCACGCTGCTCACCTTCGTGCTGGACCTGCTGCGCGACTACGGCCTGGACGACTTCTACCTGGAGCTCTCCACCCGGGACGCCTCGCCGAAGTTCATCGGGTCGGACGAGGACTGGGAGGAGGCCACCCAGGCGCTGCGCACCGCGGCCGAGGCCTCCGGCCTGGACCTGGTGCCGGACCCCGGCGGCGCGGCCTTCTACGGCCCGAAGATCTCCGTGCAGGCCAAGGACGCCATCGGCCGGACCTGGCAGATGTCCACCATCCAGGTCGACTTCAACCAGCCCGAGCGGTTCGGCCTGGAGTACCAGGCGGCGGACGGCACCCGGCAGCGGCCGGTGATGATCCACCGGGCGCTCTTCGGCTCGATCGAGCGCTTCTTCGGCGTCCTCACCGAGCACTACGCGGGCGCATTCCCGGCCTGGCTGGCCCCGGTGCAGGTGGTCGGCATCCCGATCCGCGAGGACCACACCGACTACCTGCACGGCTTCGTCGCGGCGCTGCGCGCCGAGGGGATCCGGGCCCAGGTGGACGCCGGTGACGACCGGATGCAGAAGAAGATCCGCACCGCGCAGCAGCAGAAGATCCCGTTCATGGTGATCGCCGGCGACGACGACGTGGCCGCCGGCACGGTCTCCTTCCGCTACCGGGACGGCTCGCAGCGCAACGGCGTGCCGATGGCCGAGGCGGTCGCCCACGTCCTCGACGTGGTCAGCTCCCGGAGCAACTCGGGGCCGTCCGCCGAGAGCTGA
- a CDS encoding HIT family protein has protein sequence MTGAARHFDNGTDGLADGLERLWTPHRMTYISGEDRPEGGYEKPTGCPFCLAPGLPPDESLVVARGEHVYAVLNLYPYNPGHLLVCPYRHVADYTELDAPETAELATFTKDAMRVVRQVSNAHGFNLGMNQGGVAGAGIAAHLHQHVVPRWGGDANFMPVIGRTKVLPQLLADTRDLLAKAWPTA, from the coding sequence GTGACTGGGGCGGCGCGGCATTTCGACAACGGCACCGACGGTCTGGCGGACGGGCTGGAACGGCTCTGGACGCCGCACCGGATGACCTACATCTCGGGCGAGGACCGGCCCGAGGGCGGCTACGAGAAGCCCACCGGCTGCCCGTTCTGCCTGGCCCCCGGGCTACCGCCGGACGAGAGCCTGGTCGTCGCCCGGGGCGAGCACGTCTACGCGGTGCTCAACCTCTACCCGTACAACCCGGGGCACCTGCTGGTCTGCCCGTACCGGCACGTGGCCGACTACACCGAGCTGGACGCGCCGGAGACCGCCGAGCTGGCGACCTTCACCAAGGACGCCATGCGGGTGGTCCGGCAGGTCTCCAACGCGCACGGCTTCAACCTGGGGATGAACCAGGGTGGGGTGGCCGGCGCCGGCATCGCCGCGCACCTGCACCAGCACGTGGTGCCGCGCTGGGGCGGCGACGCCAACTTCATGCCGGTGATCGGCCGGACGAAGGTCCTGCCGCAGTTGCTCGCCGACACCCGCGACCTGCTCGCCAAGGCCTGGCCGACGGCCTGA
- a CDS encoding CG0192-related protein has translation MALLHRAELRPTKLELLAAWLPGRPWFHGPAGTDVVRVAGFRFDDPAGAVGIETMLVRAGDGPIHQVPLTYRGAPLDGADGWLVGTTHHSVLGPRWVYDACGDPVYAAALAAAILGGTGQAEEFFEVDGERQVRAPSMAITSSAAGDVDVPAVGAPRRVVDGDPAVIGTDTVELAVVRRPGAGDGRPGATLSGTWPGQPTPLPLAYATPR, from the coding sequence ATGGCTCTGCTGCACCGGGCGGAACTGCGCCCCACCAAGCTCGAACTCCTGGCGGCGTGGCTGCCCGGCCGGCCCTGGTTCCACGGGCCGGCGGGCACCGACGTCGTCCGGGTGGCGGGATTCCGCTTCGACGACCCGGCCGGCGCGGTCGGGATCGAGACGATGCTCGTCCGCGCCGGTGACGGGCCAATCCACCAGGTGCCGCTGACCTACCGCGGGGCGCCGCTGGATGGCGCCGACGGATGGCTGGTCGGCACCACCCACCACTCGGTGCTCGGCCCGCGCTGGGTCTACGACGCCTGCGGGGACCCGGTCTACGCCGCGGCGCTGGCCGCCGCCATCCTCGGCGGGACCGGCCAGGCGGAGGAGTTCTTCGAGGTCGACGGCGAGCGCCAGGTCCGCGCGCCGAGCATGGCCATCACCAGCAGCGCCGCCGGCGACGTGGACGTCCCCGCCGTGGGCGCCCCGCGCCGGGTGGTGGACGGCGATCCGGCGGTCATCGGGACGGACACCGTGGAGTTGGCCGTCGTCCGCCGACCCGGTGCGGGCGACGGACGCCCCGGCGCCACGCTCTCCGGCACCTGGCCCGGCCAGCCCACCCCGCTGCCGCTGGCCTACGCCACGCCTCGCTGA
- a CDS encoding aldo/keto reductase translates to MAVITRTLGRSGIEVSALGMGCWAIGGPWAEGARPLGWGAVDDEESVRAVRRALDLGVTLFDTADTYGAGHGERILGRALAGRRDEAVIATKWGYTFDETTRQATGEDASPAYLRRAVTDSLRRLDTDRIDLYQLHLGDLPVPRVEALIDTLEALVADGLVRAYGWSTDRPDRAAAFAQVARGATAVQHGLSVLRDAPAMLTVCDKHDLASVARGPLGMGLLTGKYTTDSMLPRDDVRGTAPSWLEWFRSGRPAPEWLRRVAAVRGALTADGRTLTQGALGWIWARSGRAVPIPGARTVAQVEENAAALHRGPLTPDHFAEVERQLAALRTAALRDADRPHWPLPPVPAARP, encoded by the coding sequence ATGGCAGTGATCACGCGGACCTTGGGCCGCAGCGGCATCGAGGTCAGCGCGCTCGGCATGGGGTGCTGGGCGATCGGCGGACCGTGGGCCGAGGGCGCCCGCCCGCTCGGTTGGGGCGCGGTGGACGACGAGGAGTCGGTCCGGGCGGTCCGCCGCGCGCTGGACCTCGGGGTGACCCTCTTCGACACCGCCGACACGTACGGGGCGGGGCACGGCGAGCGGATCCTCGGGCGGGCCCTGGCGGGCCGCCGCGACGAGGCGGTGATCGCCACCAAGTGGGGCTACACCTTCGACGAGACGACCCGGCAGGCCACCGGGGAGGACGCCTCGCCCGCGTACCTGCGGCGCGCGGTGACCGACTCGCTGCGTCGGCTGGACACCGACCGGATCGACCTCTACCAGCTGCACCTCGGCGACCTGCCGGTGCCCCGGGTCGAGGCGCTGATCGACACGCTGGAGGCGCTGGTCGCCGACGGACTGGTCCGGGCGTACGGCTGGAGCACCGACCGGCCCGACCGGGCGGCGGCCTTCGCCCAGGTCGCCCGGGGCGCCACCGCCGTGCAGCACGGCCTGTCGGTGCTGCGGGACGCGCCGGCCATGCTGACGGTCTGCGACAAGCACGACCTGGCCAGCGTGGCCCGCGGGCCGCTCGGGATGGGGCTGCTGACCGGCAAGTACACCACCGACTCGATGCTGCCCCGCGACGACGTGCGGGGCACCGCCCCGAGCTGGCTGGAGTGGTTTCGCAGCGGCCGGCCGGCGCCGGAGTGGCTGCGCCGGGTGGCCGCGGTCCGGGGCGCGCTGACCGCCGACGGCCGGACCCTCACGCAGGGGGCGCTGGGCTGGATCTGGGCCCGCAGCGGTCGCGCCGTGCCGATCCCCGGGGCGCGCACCGTCGCCCAGGTGGAGGAGAACGCCGCCGCCCTGCACCGGGGCCCCCTGACCCCCGACCACTTCGCCGAGGTCGAACGCCAGCTCGCCGCGCTCCGTACCGCCGCCCTCCGCGACGCCGACCGCCCCCACTGGCCGCTGCCCCCCGTCCCCGCCGCCCGCCCCTGA